In Triticum urartu cultivar G1812 chromosome 6, Tu2.1, whole genome shotgun sequence, the following proteins share a genomic window:
- the LOC125513391 gene encoding uncharacterized protein LOC125513391: MRVSVTSASSPTCLPLYSSSVYDAWAPLTISYLYPISCSRTPPLRAYLTAAPDLSDPHVVLMRLHHLGTPKLSSSDSLPRLAGQSSKLSAATPVSSAILSSADVKFSRLDFIRRVSDTM, from the exons ATGCGCGTCAGCGTGACGTCAGCATCGTCCCCCACCTGTCTTCCTCTCTACTCCTCCTCTGTCTATGACGCGTGGGCACCACTCACCATCTCCTACCTCTATCCGATCTCCTGCTCGCGTACGCCACCGCTCCGTGCGTATCTCACAGCCGCGCCCGATCTCTCCGATCCCCACGTGGTTCTCATGCGTCTGCACCACCTCGGGACCCCCAAGCTCTCCTCTTCCGATTCGCTGCCTCGCCTCGCGGGACAGAGCTCGAAATTGAGCGCAGCGACCCCGGTGAGCTCCGCCATCCTAAGCAGCGCCGACGTGAAATTCTCCCGCCTCG ATTTTATACGACGAGTGAGTGATACGATGTAG